One window of the Camelus ferus isolate YT-003-E chromosome 36, BCGSAC_Cfer_1.0, whole genome shotgun sequence genome contains the following:
- the LRRTM1 gene encoding leucine-rich repeat transmembrane neuronal protein 1 — protein MDFLLLGLCLHWLLRTPSGVVLCLLGACFQMLPAAPSGCPQLCRCEGRLLYCEALNLTEAPHNLSGLLGLSLRHNRLPELRAGQFTGLMQLTWLYLDHNHICSVQGDAFQKLRRVKELTLSSNQITQLANTTFRPMPNLRSVDLSYNKLQALAPDLFHGLRKLTALHMRANAIQFVPVRIFQDCRSLKFLDIGYNQLKSLARNSFAGLFKLTELHLEHNDLVKVNFAHFPRLVSLHSLCLRRNKVAIVVSSLDWVWNLEKMDLSGNEIEYMEPHVFETVPHLQSLQLDSNRLTYIEPRILNSWKSLASITLAGNLWDCGRNVCALASWLSNFQGRYDGNLQCASPEYAQGEDVLDAVYAFHLCEEGAEPTSGHLFSAVTNRSDLGPPASPAATLADGKEGQPDGSPEPATVALPGGEHAENAVQIHKVVTGTMALIFSFLIVVLVLYVSWKCFPASLRQLRQCFVTQRRKQKQKQTMHQMAAMSAQEYYVDYKPNHIEGALVIINEYGSCTCHQQPARECEV, from the coding sequence ATGGATTTCCTGCTGCTCGGTCTCTGTCTACACTGGCTGCTGAGGACGCCCTCGGGGGTGGTCTTGTGTTTGCTGGGGGCCTGCTTTCAGATGCTGCCCGCCGCCCCCAGCGGGTGCCCGCAGCTGTGCCGGTGCGAGGGGCGGCTGCTGTACTGCGAGGCGCTCAACCTCACCGAGGCGCCGCACAACCTGTCGGGCCTGCTGGGCCTGTCCCTGCGCCACAACCGCCTCCCGGAGCTGCGCGCCGGCCAGTTCACGGGGTTAATGCAGCTCACGTGGCTCTATCTGGACCACAACCACATCTGCTCGGTGCAGGGGGACGCCTTTCAGAAACTGCGCCGGGTTAAGGAACTCACCCTGAGTTCCAACCAGATCACCCAGCTGGCCAACACCACCTTCCGGCCCATGCCCAACCTGCGCAGCGTGGACCTCTCCTACAACAAGCTGCAGGCGCTGGCGCCCGACCTCTTCCACGGGCTGCGGAAGCTCACCGCGCTGCACATGCGGGCCAACGCCATCCAGTTCGTGCCCGTGCGCATCTTCCAGGACTGCCGCAGCCTCAAGTTTCTCGACATCGGATACAATCAGCTCAAGAGCCTGGCGCGCAACTCCTTCGCCGGCTTGTTCAAGCTCACCGAGCTGCACCTGGAGCACAACGACTTGGTGAAGGTGAACTTCGCGCACTTCCCGCGCCTCGTCTCCCTGCACTCGCTCTGCCTGCGGCGGAACAAGGTGGCCATCGTGGTCAGCTCGCTGGACTGGGTGTGGAACCTGGAGAAAATGGACCTGTCGGGCAACGAGATCGAGTACATGGAGCCCCACGTGTTCGAGACCGTGCCGCACCTGCAGTCCCTGCAGCTGGACTCCAACCGCCTCACCTACATCGAGCCCCGCATCCTCAACTCCTGGAAGTCGCTGGCGAGCATCACCCTGGCCGGGAACCTGTGGGACTGTGGGCGCAACGTGTGCGCCCTGGCCTCGTGGCTCAGCAACTTCCAGGGGCGCTACGATGGCAACTTGCAGTGCGCCAGCCCCGAGTACGCGCAGGGCGAGGACGTCCTGGACGCCGTGTACGCCTTCCACCTGTGCGAGGAGGGGGCCGAGCCCACCAGCGGCCACCTGTTCTCGGCCGTCACCAACCGCAGCGACCTGGGGCCCCCCGCCAGCCCGGCCGCCACGCTCGCCGACGGCAAGGAGGGGCAGCCGGACGGCTCGCCCGAGCCGGCTACCGTGGCCCTCCCCGGCGGCGAGCACGCCGAGAACGCTGTGCAGATCCACAAGGTGGTCACCGGCACCATGGCCCTCATCTTCTCCTTCCTCATCGTGGTCCTGGTGCTCTACGTCTCCTGGAAGTGTTTCCCAGCCAGCCTCAGGCAGCTCAGACAGTGCTTTGTCACGCAGCgcaggaagcagaagcagaaacagacCATGCATCAGATGGCTGCCATGTCTGCCCAGGAATACTACGTTGATTACAAACCGAACCACATTGAGGGCGCCCTGGTCATCATCAACGAATACGGCTCGTGCACCTGCCACCAGCAGCCCGCCAGGGAATGCGAGGTGTGA